The region CAGCTCCATCTCCAATAATATAATAACCATCTTTAACCATAAAATTTTTATTTAGAAAATTTGGTTTATTGGAATATGTTTTAATTTCTGGATAATAAAGTATTGTTGATGGGTGTAAAACACCAGGAACAATAGAATCAAGTTTTTTTAATGCACTCCAAATATCTCTTAAAATTTTTGCTGGCATGCTTAAACTTAAATCACCTGCAACTGCATTGGATAAGGTTGGTTTAAAATCATATAAATCATCATTGAAGGTTTCTTTTTTACTTCTTTGTCCTAATCTAAAGTCACCAACCCTTTGCATAATAACAGAACCACCACTTAATTGCATAACCATTTCACCTAAGATTTTTCCAAACTGTTGACCACTTACAACAGGTTCTGTTAATCTAATAGTTTTTAACATAGCAAAATTTACAAGATTATTAGGTTTTTTATCCCTAGACATTGAGTGTCCATTTACTGAATAATACCCCTTATACTTTTCTCTTACTATATGAGCACAACCTGAGTTTGTACAAAAGGTTCTTACTTTATTTGGAAAAAGAATTTTAGGGTCATAATACTCTTTTACAATAGGATAGTTTTCTTCTCTTGTTTCAACTCTTATCCCTATATCTACAATATTATCATTATAAGTTACACCTAACTTATCCATTTGTTCTTGCATCCAGTCATAATCTGCACGCCCAGGACCTAGAATTATATCTTTAAATTCTATTTTAAAATTGTCACTTAGTATTAATTCTTTTTTATCTGAAACTAACTCTTTTACTTCTGTTTCAAGTGCTACTGTTACATTTAAATCTCTTAATTGCTCAATTAAACCATTTATTAATGCTGATGATTTGTCGGTACCAACATGTGCCTGATCAATTGCTAATATATTTACATCTAGTTTTTGTGCTCTTTGAATATATTTCTCAATGTTTAGTCTTGTTTCCATTTTTGGTTTTAAATGGTTTGCAACTTCTATTAATAGTTTTTGAGCTTCATCTTTTTCCCAATGTTCTAAAGGAAATCCCACTGGATAGGTATAGTTTTGTTTACAATCATTTCTTAAACCACCAGAACTAATCTTTTTCTTTTCTATAAGTAAAATACTTTTATTAGAATTTTCTGCAAGTTTAAAAGCTGCACCTAGAGCTGACGGACCTGAGCCTACAATAATTACATCGTAGTATGAGTTTAGTTTAATATTTTCCATAAATTAATTATATCAGAACTAAAAAATTAAATACAGAAAAATATTTCAAACTATATCACCAAGATGTAATCAAAACAGCATATAATTAAAAAGATTATTTACAATATATACAATTGGATTAAAATGATTACTATCCCATATTTTAAATTTTTTGAATTTTTATTAATATTTATTTGTTTACCACTATTATTTGTTTATAAAATATTATCACCATTTTTTATAATACCAACACTGTGGATTTTAACATTTTATATACTATATATTACAAGTATTGGTAATAGCAAAGTTATATTTGACAAAATAAAAAAATCAGATTTGCATTATGTATTAAAAAGATTTTTTTATTTTGCATGTTTCTTATTGATTTTTACATACTTATTTTATGAAGATAGATTATTTAATTTTATTTTAGAAAAACCAAAAGTATTTATATTTGTTTTGTTTTTGTATCCTATATTATCAGTAATACCTCAAGAGTTAATTTTCAGAAGATTTTTTCTTTTCAGATATGAGTTAATTTTTAGAAAAGAGGCTTTAATTGTATTAAATGCATTGGTTTTTGCATTTATACATATTATCTTTCAAAATTATATTGCAGTATTGTTTAGTTTAGTTGGTGGCTATTTATTTATGAAAACATACATAGAAAGTAAATCATTTACTCTCGTATGTATTGAACACAGTTTATATGGAAATTTTATTTTTGCAGTTGGTTTAGGGGAGTTCTTTTATCATGGAAATATAACTTAAAATACAAAAGCTATCTCAGTTATATTTATATTATATACTTCAACCTTGACCCCATCAGAATCTAAAATTGAATATTTGATAGAATAAGCTGATGGATCTTCGATTTCCATATTTTGAGCTACAAAATTAATATACTTTTTGTAATCAATTACTGAATATATAAATTTTACCTTCTTTTCAAATTTATCATCATCAATATATAAAGCATAGATCTGTTTATCTTTTTCTCTATCATATTTATCTAAAAAGTTTTTCTTATATAATTGTGTAGGAATATCAGAATTGTAATCTTTGCTATCATATAAATAGTAATCTTCTGTAAGTAGTTCTTCTAAGTTTTCACTTATTTCAAAATAGTTGTATTTTTTATAGTTTTGATTATCTTCTATTAAATGTTGTTTTCTAATCATTGTTTCTCCTAAAAATTTACTTTATATAATTTTCACTTTAATATATATAAAAGCAGTATTCTTTTGTTTAGCTTAAATAGTTCCCTAATTATATATACTTGTCCTTATTAAAAGGAAAGAAAAAAGAGAATTTATACATAGAAGTACCATAACTATTGACATTTAATAAAATTTTTATTATAATACGCGCCCACTAAAAGTGGTTAGAGTGCATTTTATGGCACATCTAACGAGTTCTTTAAAGGAAAAACATGGAAAAAATTAGATTAAAGCTTAAAGCTTACGATCATAGAGTTTTAGACAGAAGTGTTGCTTCAATTGTTGAAGCTGTTAAAAGAACTGGTGCTGAGTTGAGAGGTCCAATACCTTTACCAACAAAGATCAGAAAATATACAGTTCTTAAAGGTCCACACGTAAACAAAGACGCTAGAGAGCAATTTGAAATCAGAGTGCACACAAGAATGATTGATATCATTGCTGCAACTCCTGATACTGTTGATTCATTAATGAAACTTGACTTAGCTCCTGAAGTTGATGTTGAAGTTAGATCAATGGGTCAAGAATAATAAAGAAAGGGTAATAAATGGAATTTATCGTAGAAAAAATCGGTATGAGTAGAACTATTACAGTTCCTGCAACGCCAGTTACACTTTTAAAAGTTCTTGATACAAAAGTATGTGATGTAGCTGAGGGTGTAGCACTTGTTTCGTATGCTTCAGGGAAGAAATTCAATAAAGCAATCGAAGGTCAACAAAAAAAATATGGTTTAAGCAAAGAGTTTAACAGATTTGCAACAATGAATGTAGCAAATGCTGAAGCTGGTGATTTAGATGTATCTGGATTATCTGAAGCTAAAGTTTTAAAAACAACTTTTAAAACAAAAGGTAGAGGATTTCAAGGTGGAGTTAAAAGATGGAACTTCGCTGGTGGTAGAGCATCACACGGACACAGAATGGGTAGAAGAACAGGTTCTATCGGTAACTGTGAGTGGCCAGGTAGAGTTATGCCAGGTAAAAAAATGCCAGGACAATACGGAAATACAAATGTTACTGTTAAAAATGAAGTAGTTTCTTTTGACGCAGAAACAGGTATATTAGTTGTAAAAGGTTCAGTTTCTGGATCAAATGGTAGATTAGGAAGAGTAAGGATTGCTAAATGAGTAACGCTGTAGAAGTAAAAGCAAATGAGTTACCAGAATCTTTCAAAGAGATTAACTCACACAATTTATATCTTTATGTTAAATCTTACTTAGCAGCTCAAAGAGCAAACACTGCTAGAGTAAAAAACAGATCTGAAGTAAGCGGTGGTGGTAAAAAACCTAAAGCTCAAAAAGGTTCTGGTGGAGCTAGATGGGGTTCTAAAAGATCACCACTATTCGTTGGTGGGGGTCAAGTATTTGGACCTACAAAAAGAAACTACAATCAAAAAATCAATAAAAAGCAAAAAGCTTTAGCATTAAGTTATGCTATTAACGCTCAAGCTGAAAATGGTTCTTTATTTGTAGCTGATTCAATCAAAGTTGAGTCTGGTAAAACTAAAGATGCGGTTTCAATTATTAATGGACTAAACAAAAGAGATACTCTTGTAATTGTTGATTCAATTGAAGAGAAAACATACTTAGCGTTTAGAAACATTAAAAATTGTTATATGATTGAGAAACAAGAAGTAAATGCTTACATTGTTGCAGCATATCACTCAGTACTAGTTGAAAAATCAGTACTTGAATCATTAACAAAAGAGGCGTAAGATGGCAGATATTACAGATATTAAAGCAATATTATATACAGAAAAGACAATCGAGCTTCAAGAAAATGGTGTAATCGTTGTTCAAACTAGTCCAAGAATGACTAAAAACGGTTTAAAAGAAGTATTTAAAGAGTATTTTGGAGTAACACCTTCAAAAATCAATTCTTTAAGACAAAGTGGTAAAGTGAAAAGATTTAGAGGAAGACCTGGTAGAAGACCTGACTTCAAAAAATTCTATGTTACATTACCTGAAGGCGCTGAAATAGCGAACCTATCAGCTTAAGGAGTATAGAAGATGGCAATTAAAAAATTTAGACCAATAACTCCTGCTAGAAGATTTATGTCTGTTATGGACACTTCTGATATTACTTCTAAACCAACAGTAAGATCTTTACTTGTAAAAGTTAAAGCTAATGCTGGTAGAAATAATAACGGTAGAATTACTTCAAGACACAAAGAAGCAGGTGCTAAAAAATTATATAGAATTATTGATTTCAAAAGAAACAAATTTGGTGTAGAAGGAACTGTATCAACTATTGAGTACGATCCATACAGAAACTGTAGAATTTGTTTAGTTACTTATTTAGATGGAGATAAAAGATATATTATTCAACCATCTGGATTAAAAGTTGGAGATAAAGTACAAGCTGCTGAGTCAGGACTTGATATTATCCCAGGTAATGCAATGAGACTTCAATCTATTCCTGTAGGTACTATGGTTCATAATGTTGAACTTAAACCTGGAAAAGGTGCACAATTTGCAAGATCTGCTGGTGCTTATGCTCAAATCATGGGTAGAGAAGGTAAATATATTATCTTAAGAATGCCTTCTGGTGAAATGAGAAAAATTTTAGGTGTTTGTATGGCAACAATTGGTGTTGTTGGAAATGAAGATTTTTCAAACATGGTAGTAGGTAAAGCTGGTAGAACTAGACACCTTGGTATTAGACCACAAACTAGAGGTTCTGCAATGAACCCAATTGATCACCCTCATGGTGGTGGTGAAGGTAAAACTAACTCAGGAAGACATCCAGTTACTCCTTGGGGTATGCCAACTAAAGGTTATAAAACTAGAAAGAAAAAAGCTAGTGACAAATTAATCATTTCAAAAAGAAAGAAGTAAGGGTTTAAGATGGCAAGATCAATAAAAAAAGGTCCATTTGTAGACGCACACTTAATGAAAAAAGTTATCAAAGCTACTGAAGCTAATGATAAAAAACCAATTAAAACATGGTCAAGAAGATCAATGGTTTTACCTGATATGATTGGTTTAACATTTAATGTGCATAATGGTAGAAACTTTGTACCAGTTTTAATTACAGAAAACCATGTTGGTTACAAATTAGGTGAATTTGCTCCAACTAGAACATTTAAAGGGCACAAAGGTTCTGTGCAAAGAAAGGTGTAATGATGGGAAAAGCAGTATTAAAATTTATTAGACTTTCTCCAACTAAAGCTAGACTTATTGCTAGAGAAGTACAAGGGATGAATGCTGAGTATGCAATTGCATCTTTAGAGTTTACTCCTAACAAAGCGGCTGGTGTTATTTCAAAAGTTATTGCTTCGGCTGTAGCAAATGCTGGTTTAGAACCAGAAGACGCAGTTATTACAAGTGCAAGAGTTGATAAAGGTCCTGTACTTAAAAGATATACACCTAGAGCAAGAGGTAGTGCATCACCAAAACATAGACCAACTGCACACATTATGATTGAAGTAGCGGCTGCTGAAAAAGGAGACAAGTAATGGGTCAAAAAGTTAATCCAATAGGTTTAAGATTAGGTATCAATAGAAACTGGGAATCTAGATGGTTTCCTAAATTTTCAAATATGCCTGCTAACGTTGCTGAAGATGATAAAATCAGAAAATACGTTAAAAAAGAGTTATACTATGCTGGTGTTGCTCAAACAATCGTTGAAAGAACTGCAAAAAAAGTTAGAGTTACTATCGTTGCAGCTAGACCTGGTATCATCATTGGTAAAAAAGGTGCTGACGTTGAAAAATTAAAAAACAATCTTTCTGCTTTAGTTGGTAAAGAGATTGCTGTTAATATTAAAGAAGAGAGAAAACCACAACTTTCTGGTCAACTTTCTGCTGAAAACGTTGCGCAACAATTAGAAAGAAGAGTTGCATTTAGAAGAGCTATGAAAAGAGTTATGCAAAATGCTCTTAAATCTGGTGCTAAAGGTATTAAAGTTTCTGTTTCTGGTAGACTTGGTGGAGCTGAAATGGCTAGAACTGAGTGGTACTTAGAGGGTAGAGTTCCTTTACATACTTTAAGAGCTAGAATTGATTATGGTTTTGCAGAAGCTCATACAACTTATGGTTGTATTGGTATTAAAGTTTGGATCTTCAAAGGTGAGGTACTTGCTAAAGGTATTCCTGCTGAAAAAGATACTGCTTCTAAACCACAAAAAAGAAGACCAGCTAAAAGAAGAGGTAAGTAATCATGTTAATGCCTAAAAGAATGAAATACAGAAAATACCAAAAAGGTAGAAACAGAGGTAAGGCTCATAGAGGTAACTCTTTAGCTTACGGTGAATTTGGTATTAAAGCTTTAGAGCACGGAAGAATTGATTCAAGACAAATCGAAGCTGCCAGAATTGCAATGACAAGAGCAATTAAAAGACAAGGTAAAGTTTGGATTATGGTATTCCCAGATAAACCACTTACTGCTAAACCACTTGAAACAAGAATGGGTAAAGGTAAAGGTGCTATCGATAAATGGGTTATGAATATTAAGCCAGGTAGAGTATGCTTCGAGATGGCAGGTGTTGCTGAAGGATTAGCAAAAGACGCTTTAGCTTTAGCACAACATAAGTTACCATTCAAAACTAAAATTGTAAGTAGAGAAAGTGAAAATGAATTATTCTGATTTAAATGAGAAAAGCTTACAAGAGCTAAATGAGTTATTAAAAGAGAAAAAGGTGCTTCTTTTTGAATTAAAAGCTAAGCTAAAAACTATGCAGTTAACTAATACTTCTGAATTAAGAGCGTGCAAAAAAGATATCGCTAAAATTCAAACAGCTATAACTGCTGCAAAAGCTAACTAAGGATCTAACGTATGACACATAAAAGAGAGATTCAAGGTGTAGTGGTAAAAAAAGCTGGAGATAAAACAGCATCTGTATTAGTTACAAGATACGTTTTACACCCAAAATACCACAAGACTGTAAAGAGATTTAAAAAATACTTAGTTCATGATGAAAGAAACGAATTAAATGAAGGTGATACTGTAATCGCTGTTGAGTGTAGACCTTTATCAAAAACAAAATCTTTCAGATTAAAGAAAATTGTAGCTACAGGAGTTAAATAATGATTCAAAGTTTTACTAGATTAAATGTAGCTGATAACACTGGTGCTAAAGAGATCATGTGTATTAAAGTTTTAGGTGGGTCTAAAAGAAGATATGCATCTGTAGGTGACGTTATTGTTGCTTCTGTTAAAAAAGCTTTACCAACTGGTAAAGTTAAAAAAGGTGCTGTTGTTAAAGCTGTTGTTGTAAGAACTCACAAAGAAGTTCAAAGAGAAAACGGGTCTTTAATTAGATTTGACGACAATGCTGCAGTTATCCTTGATGCTAAAAAAGATCCAATTGGAACAAGAATTTTTGGACCAGTTGCAAGAGAAGTTAGATACGCAGGTTTCATGAAAATTGTTTCACTTGCTCCGGAGGTACTATAATGGCTGTTAAGTTAAAAATCAAAAAAGGTGATACTGTAAAAATTATCGCTGGTGATGATAAAGGTAAAACTGGAGAAGTTTTAGCTGTTATCCCTTCAACAAGACAAGTAATTGTTAAAGATTGTAAAGTAGCTAAAAAAACAGTTAAACCTGATCAAGAGAAAAACCCAGAAGGTGGTTTTGTAAACAAAGAGATGCCTATTGATATCTCAAATGTAGCAAAAGTAGAAGGTGAGTAAGATGGCAGCAAGATTATTAGAAAGATATAATGCAGAAATCAAACCAACTTTAGAATCAGAGTTTCCTAAAAACAAAATGTTAACTGCTAAGTTAGAAAAAGTAGTTATCTCTGTTGGTGCTGGTGAAGCTATGAAAGATAGTAAATTAATGCAAAACATTCAAGATACTATCTCTTTAATCTCTGGTCAAAGAGCAGTTCAAGTTATTGCTAAGAAATCAGTTGCTGGTTTTAAAGTAAGAGAAGGTTCTCCTGTTGGTGTTAAAGTAACTCTTAGAGGTGAAAGAATGTATGAATTTTTAGATAAATTATGTTCAATCGCATTACCAAGAGTAAAAGACTTTAGAGGTTTAAATAGAAACGGTTTTGATGGTAGAGGTAACTTCAACTTTGGTTTAGATGAGCAATTAATGTTCCCAGAAGTTGTGTATGATAACATTATCAAAACACATGGTATGAATATTTCAATTTCAACATCTGCTGATAACGATCAAGAAGCTTACAGATTATTAGAGCTTGTTGGAGTTCCATTTACTAAAGGAAGAGCGTAATGGCAAAGAAATCTATGATTGCTAAACAAAAGAGAACTCCTAAGTTCTCTTCAAGAGCATATACAAGATGTTCAGTATGTGGTAGACCACATTCAGTATACAGAGATTTTGGTCTTTGTAGAGTTTGTTTAAGAAAAATGGCTAACGAGGGATTACTTCCTGGCGTTAAAAAATCTAGTTGGTAGGAGAATAAAAGCTATGATGAATGATTTAATCGCAGATGCTTTAACTAGAATTAGAAATGCTGCACTTAGAAAATTAGAAGTTGCAACATTATTACATTCTAATACAGTAGTTGGAATCTTGACAGTACTTGAAAAGAAAGAGTACATTGAAGGATTCAAAGTAGTTGATGGTGAAAACAATAAAAAAACAGTACAAGTTACATTAAAATATGATGATAACGAAAAATCTGTAATCAACGAGTTAACAAGAGTTTCAACTCCAGGAAGAAGAGTTTATAAAAACGCTTCTGAAATCAAAAGTTTCAAAAATGGATATGGTACAATCATTGTTTCTACAAACAAGGGTGTAATTGCTAACGATGAAGCATATGCTGCAAACGTTGGTGGTGAAGTACTATGTACAGTATGGTAGGAGAGTGTAATGTCTAGAATTGGAAAAAAACCTATCGCAATTCCATCAGGTGTAGAAGTTACAGTTGATGGTACAGTAGTAACAGTTAAAAAAGGGAATAAAGCTATTCCAGTAGAAACTCACGGAAGAGTTGGTGTTAAAATTGAAGACAATAATGTTGTTTTAGATAGAATTGGTGAAGATAAAGAATCTTCAGCTTTCTGGGGAACATACAGAGCTTTAATCAATAATGCTGTAACTGGTTTATCAGAAGGATTTACTAAATCTTTAGAAATTAACGGTGTTGGTTATAGAGCAGCTGTTAAAGGGAAAGTATTAGAGTTACAATTAGGTTATTCACACCCTATTAACTATGATATTCAAGATGGATTAGAAATTTCTGTTGAGAAAAACATTATTCACGTAAAAGGTGCTGACAAACAACAAGTTGGTCAAGCTGCTGCAATTATTAGAGGCTTTAGAAAACCTGAACCATATAAAGGTAAAGGTGTTAAATATACTGACGAGCATATCGTTAGAAAAGCTGGTAAAACTGCTAAGAAATAAGGTGTGAAATATGAGTAGAGCAAAAGATATAGCAAAAAAGAACTCTTTAAGAGCAATCAGAAAAAAAAGAGTTAGAGGAAATATAGCTAAAGGTACTGCACAAACACCTAGAGTAACTGTATTTAAATCAAATAAATATTTAAGTGCACAAGCAATTGATGACGTTGCAGGTGTTACATTAGCAGCAGTTAATTCTAAAACATTAGGACTAAGTGTTAGTAAAGATAACGCAGTTAAAGTTGCAGCACAGTTTGCTGAGAGCTTAAAAGCTGCTGGTATTGAAGCAGTAATATTTGATAGAAATGGATACCTTTATCATGGTGTAGTTGCAGCATTCGCTGACGCACTTAGAGATAATGGTATTAAATTATAAGGGTTAATGATGGCAGCAGTAAATAGAGAAGATTTTCAAGAAGCAATCGTTAAAATCGGAAGAGTAACAAAAGTTGTAAAAGGTGGTAGAAGATTTAGATTTACAGCTTTAGTTGTTGTTGGAGATAAAAACGGTACAGTTGGGTTTGGTACAGGAAAAGCAAAAGAGGTTCCTGATGCAATTAAAAAAGCATTAGATGATGCATTTAAATCTTTAGTAAAAGTTAACATTCATGGGACAACAATTGCTCATGATATTGAACATAAATATAATTCAAGTAAAATTTTATTAAAACCAGCATCAGAAGGTACAGGGCTTATCGCAGGTGGTGCGGCAAGACCAGTTCTAGAACTTTCTGGAGTTAAAGATATTATTGCAAAATCTTTAGGTTCAAATAATCCAAACAACCTTGTACAAGCTACAGTTGAAGCATTAGCAAGAATTAAAGGATAATTGATGGCATTAGATAACTTACAACCAGCAACTGGTAGTACAAAAAATGTTAAAAGAGTAGGTAGAGGTCAAGGTTCAGGTATGGGTAAGACTTCTACAAGAGGTCAAAAAGGTCAAAAATCTAGATCTGGATACAAAATTAAAAGAGGTTTTGAGGGTGGTCAACAACCATTACAAAAAAGACTTCCAAAAATTGGATTCTTTTCTAGAGTATCTAAACCTTACTCTATCAATGTAGATAAAGTAAAGCAAGTGGCAGCACTTGAAGAAATTACAGTTGAAACAATTAAATCTGTATATAAACTTTCAAAAAGAGTTACAAAAGTGAAATTAGTTGGTTCAGCTGCTAAAGATTTAGCATCTAAAATTAAAGACGAAAACGTAACAACTACTGGAAAATAATTATGAGTAAAGATCTAATAAATAAGATTCTTATTACATTAGGCTTTATTCTTCTTTACAGGTTACTGGCTTATGTGCCAGTACCTGGAGTAAATATTGATGTAGTTAAAGAATTCTTCGATTCAAATGCAAACAATGCATTAGGTCTTGTGAATATGTTTAGTGGTAATGCAGTGGAAAGACTGTCTATTATCTCACTAGGTATTATGCCTTACATTACAGCTTCAATTATTATGGAGCTTCTAGCAGCAACATTCCCAGCACTTGGTAAAATGAAAAAAGAAAGAGATGGTATGCAAAAATATATGCAAATCATCAGATATGCAACTATTGTAATTACATTAATTCAATCTGTAGGTGTATCTATGGGTCTAAATTCATTAACAGGTCAAAGTGGAGAAAGTGCAATATCAATTGATATGAACACATTTGTAGCTGTTTCTTCAATTTCTATGTTAACTGGTACTATGCTTCTTATGTGGATTGGTGAACAAATCACACAAAAAGGTATTGGTAATGGTATTTCATTAATTATCTTCGCAGGTATCGTTTCGGCTATTCCTGGAGCAATTGGTGGTACTGTAGATTTAGTTAATAATGGACAAATGAACTTCTTAACTGTAATAGCAATTTTAGTAATTGTATTAGCTACTGTTGGTGCAATTATTTATGTTGAGTTAGGTGAAAGAAGAGTTCCAGTTTCATACTCAAGAAAAGTTATGATGCAAAATCAAAACAAAAGAGTTATGAATTATATTCCAATCAAAGTAAACTTGTCAGGTGTAATCCCTGCAATTTTTGCATCAGCTATTTTAATGTTCCCAGCTACTGTTTTACAAGGTAGTCAAAACAAAATTTTACTTGCAGTTGCAGACTTTTTAAGTCCAACTTCATACACATTTAACTTTTTAATGTTCCTTTTTGTAGTTTTCTTTGCATTCTTCTATGCATCAATTACTTTTAATGCAAAAGATATTTCAGAAAACTTAAAGAAACAAGGTGGATTTATTCCAGGAGTTAGACCTGGTGAATCAACTGCAAATTTCTTAAATGATGTAGCAAGTAAACTTACACTTTGGGGAGCTGTTTATTTAGGACTTATTTCAACTGTGCCTTGGCTTTTAGTAAAAGCTATGGGAGTACCATTCTATTTTGGTGGTGTAGCAGTTCTTATCGTTGTTCAAGTTGCAATTGATACAATGAGAAAAATTG is a window of Halarcobacter sp. DNA encoding:
- a CDS encoding FAD-dependent protein — translated: MENIKLNSYYDVIIVGSGPSALGAAFKLAENSNKSILLIEKKKISSGGLRNDCKQNYTYPVGFPLEHWEKDEAQKLLIEVANHLKPKMETRLNIEKYIQRAQKLDVNILAIDQAHVGTDKSSALINGLIEQLRDLNVTVALETEVKELVSDKKELILSDNFKIEFKDIILGPGRADYDWMQEQMDKLGVTYNDNIVDIGIRVETREENYPIVKEYYDPKILFPNKVRTFCTNSGCAHIVREKYKGYYSVNGHSMSRDKKPNNLVNFAMLKTIRLTEPVVSGQQFGKILGEMVMQLSGGSVIMQRVGDFRLGQRSKKETFNDDLYDFKPTLSNAVAGDLSLSMPAKILRDIWSALKKLDSIVPGVLHPSTILYYPEIKTYSNKPNFLNKNFMVKDGYYIIGDGAGTSRGITAAWASGIKAANGVLNKTYLY
- the rplE gene encoding 50S ribosomal protein L5, whose product is MAARLLERYNAEIKPTLESEFPKNKMLTAKLEKVVISVGAGEAMKDSKLMQNIQDTISLISGQRAVQVIAKKSVAGFKVREGSPVGVKVTLRGERMYEFLDKLCSIALPRVKDFRGLNRNGFDGRGNFNFGLDEQLMFPEVVYDNIIKTHGMNISISTSADNDQEAYRLLELVGVPFTKGRA
- the rpsQ gene encoding 30S ribosomal protein S17, yielding MTHKREIQGVVVKKAGDKTASVLVTRYVLHPKYHKTVKRFKKYLVHDERNELNEGDTVIAVECRPLSKTKSFRLKKIVATGVK
- the rpsS gene encoding 30S ribosomal protein S19, which produces MARSIKKGPFVDAHLMKKVIKATEANDKKPIKTWSRRSMVLPDMIGLTFNVHNGRNFVPVLITENHVGYKLGEFAPTRTFKGHKGSVQRKV
- a CDS encoding 50S ribosomal protein L23, with the translated sequence MADITDIKAILYTEKTIELQENGVIVVQTSPRMTKNGLKEVFKEYFGVTPSKINSLRQSGKVKRFRGRPGRRPDFKKFYVTLPEGAEIANLSA
- the rplD gene encoding 50S ribosomal protein L4, which codes for MSNAVEVKANELPESFKEINSHNLYLYVKSYLAAQRANTARVKNRSEVSGGGKKPKAQKGSGGARWGSKRSPLFVGGGQVFGPTKRNYNQKINKKQKALALSYAINAQAENGSLFVADSIKVESGKTKDAVSIINGLNKRDTLVIVDSIEEKTYLAFRNIKNCYMIEKQEVNAYIVAAYHSVLVEKSVLESLTKEA
- a CDS encoding type II CAAX prenyl endopeptidase Rce1 family protein, translated to MITIPYFKFFEFLLIFICLPLLFVYKILSPFFIIPTLWILTFYILYITSIGNSKVIFDKIKKSDLHYVLKRFFYFACFLLIFTYLFYEDRLFNFILEKPKVFIFVLFLYPILSVIPQELIFRRFFLFRYELIFRKEALIVLNALVFAFIHIIFQNYIAVLFSLVGGYLFMKTYIESKSFTLVCIEHSLYGNFIFAVGLGEFFYHGNIT
- the rpsC gene encoding 30S ribosomal protein S3, producing the protein MGQKVNPIGLRLGINRNWESRWFPKFSNMPANVAEDDKIRKYVKKELYYAGVAQTIVERTAKKVRVTIVAARPGIIIGKKGADVEKLKNNLSALVGKEIAVNIKEERKPQLSGQLSAENVAQQLERRVAFRRAMKRVMQNALKSGAKGIKVSVSGRLGGAEMARTEWYLEGRVPLHTLRARIDYGFAEAHTTYGCIGIKVWIFKGEVLAKGIPAEKDTASKPQKRRPAKRRGK
- the rpsJ gene encoding 30S ribosomal protein S10, with translation MEKIRLKLKAYDHRVLDRSVASIVEAVKRTGAELRGPIPLPTKIRKYTVLKGPHVNKDAREQFEIRVHTRMIDIIAATPDTVDSLMKLDLAPEVDVEVRSMGQE
- the rplN gene encoding 50S ribosomal protein L14, encoding MIQSFTRLNVADNTGAKEIMCIKVLGGSKRRYASVGDVIVASVKKALPTGKVKKGAVVKAVVVRTHKEVQRENGSLIRFDDNAAVILDAKKDPIGTRIFGPVAREVRYAGFMKIVSLAPEVL
- the rplP gene encoding 50S ribosomal protein L16, producing the protein MLMPKRMKYRKYQKGRNRGKAHRGNSLAYGEFGIKALEHGRIDSRQIEAARIAMTRAIKRQGKVWIMVFPDKPLTAKPLETRMGKGKGAIDKWVMNIKPGRVCFEMAGVAEGLAKDALALAQHKLPFKTKIVSRESENELF
- the rplX gene encoding 50S ribosomal protein L24; the protein is MAVKLKIKKGDTVKIIAGDDKGKTGEVLAVIPSTRQVIVKDCKVAKKTVKPDQEKNPEGGFVNKEMPIDISNVAKVEGE
- the rplV gene encoding 50S ribosomal protein L22, translating into MGKAVLKFIRLSPTKARLIAREVQGMNAEYAIASLEFTPNKAAGVISKVIASAVANAGLEPEDAVITSARVDKGPVLKRYTPRARGSASPKHRPTAHIMIEVAAAEKGDK
- a CDS encoding type Z 30S ribosomal protein S14; its protein translation is MAKKSMIAKQKRTPKFSSRAYTRCSVCGRPHSVYRDFGLCRVCLRKMANEGLLPGVKKSSW
- the rplB gene encoding 50S ribosomal protein L2 → MAIKKFRPITPARRFMSVMDTSDITSKPTVRSLLVKVKANAGRNNNGRITSRHKEAGAKKLYRIIDFKRNKFGVEGTVSTIEYDPYRNCRICLVTYLDGDKRYIIQPSGLKVGDKVQAAESGLDIIPGNAMRLQSIPVGTMVHNVELKPGKGAQFARSAGAYAQIMGREGKYIILRMPSGEMRKILGVCMATIGVVGNEDFSNMVVGKAGRTRHLGIRPQTRGSAMNPIDHPHGGGEGKTNSGRHPVTPWGMPTKGYKTRKKKASDKLIISKRKK
- the rplC gene encoding 50S ribosomal protein L3 translates to MEFIVEKIGMSRTITVPATPVTLLKVLDTKVCDVAEGVALVSYASGKKFNKAIEGQQKKYGLSKEFNRFATMNVANAEAGDLDVSGLSEAKVLKTTFKTKGRGFQGGVKRWNFAGGRASHGHRMGRRTGSIGNCEWPGRVMPGKKMPGQYGNTNVTVKNEVVSFDAETGILVVKGSVSGSNGRLGRVRIAK
- the rpmC gene encoding 50S ribosomal protein L29, whose product is MNYSDLNEKSLQELNELLKEKKVLLFELKAKLKTMQLTNTSELRACKKDIAKIQTAITAAKAN